CTTAGCTAGCTATCCAGAAAGCCTTGAGGGAGGCTGGAATGAAAAAGGAAATACTTGAGAAAATTGAGATTCAGCGGGGAGACATTACCCAGCTGAATGTGGATGCGATCGTCAATGCCGCCAATACCAAGCTGCTGGGCGGAGGTGGCGTTGATGGGGCGATTCATCGTGCTGCCGGCCCTCAATTACTAGAGGAATGCCGAACTATCGGCGGTTGCCCCACAGGTGAAGCTCGCATAACAGGCGGATACAACCTGCCGGCGCGCCATGTGATACATACCGTTGGCCCGGTTTACAGCGGCAAACTTCGGGATAGCCAGTTACTGACCGGATGCTATCAAAACAGCTTAAAACTGGCCGTTGAAAACGACCTTAAGACGATTGCCTTTCCGGCCATTAGCTGCGGTGTATATGGATATCCGATCAAAGATGCCTGCAAAATTGCGGTGGACACCAGTATCGATTTTTTAAGTCGGCATCCTTCCCTTGAAAAAATCATTTTTATTCAATTTTCGGAAAATGATTTTAAGGTCTATGAAACATATCTAAAATCAATTTCATAGAAAATTATTGGATATTTATAAGATATTATTAAATATTTTATTCGCCACGAAAACATAGAAATTATCGGCACGAAATTATATTCAATACCTTTC
The DNA window shown above is from Desulfobacterales bacterium and carries:
- a CDS encoding O-acetyl-ADP-ribose deacetylase, producing MKKEILEKIEIQRGDITQLNVDAIVNAANTKLLGGGGVDGAIHRAAGPQLLEECRTIGGCPTGEARITGGYNLPARHVIHTVGPVYSGKLRDSQLLTGCYQNSLKLAVENDLKTIAFPAISCGVYGYPIKDACKIAVDTSIDFLSRHPSLEKIIFIQFSENDFKVYETYLKSIS